In Chitinophaga varians, the following are encoded in one genomic region:
- a CDS encoding RtcB family protein has product MRSIAFYCDAHSVEDNAMEQLQQYSQKPFVDNICAFTDIHYCAEKALPVGVAFKTIDYFYPLITGKDIGCGVMYLKIDKQYWLRPFDKNAHYRAFAQAHTQMTDDGLGGGNHFLSIEEDNEAVYIICHTGTRDRGIALYQHCIQLTRDFSQAYGRDVDYVHRDFVQPDFIRYYQDILQFGYERRKNFCIKTLIFLQNANYLVCNKAAIDKGYLTHSYRDQQEEGVLHGTPYVLEDSIHNHLRFSGKEIIHRKGSTELQQGKTAVIPLSMSRGSLLAKAGYLPGAADALYSCSHGAGRKLSRFEAMKYWKTVLKEKQRRAYKEQFSELLDRSGNFPSGYIQEFDFAYKDASDVFRLQPYLQKVTQTTPVVTVKYTEI; this is encoded by the coding sequence ATGCGATCTATTGCATTCTATTGTGATGCACATAGTGTTGAAGATAACGCTATGGAGCAGTTGCAGCAGTATTCCCAAAAACCGTTTGTTGACAACATCTGTGCGTTTACAGACATTCATTATTGCGCCGAGAAGGCCCTGCCAGTGGGCGTGGCCTTTAAAACCATTGATTATTTTTACCCGTTGATCACGGGTAAAGACATTGGCTGCGGCGTGATGTATCTTAAAATAGATAAACAATACTGGCTGCGGCCGTTCGATAAAAACGCCCACTACCGCGCTTTTGCGCAGGCGCATACCCAGATGACCGATGACGGTCTGGGTGGCGGCAACCATTTCCTTTCTATTGAAGAGGATAACGAGGCCGTATATATTATTTGCCATACCGGCACGCGGGACAGGGGCATTGCGCTGTATCAGCATTGTATACAGCTCACCCGTGATTTCTCGCAGGCATACGGCCGCGATGTGGACTATGTGCACCGCGATTTTGTACAGCCGGATTTTATCCGGTATTATCAGGACATCCTGCAGTTTGGCTATGAGCGGCGGAAAAACTTCTGCATCAAGACGCTGATCTTTTTGCAGAACGCCAATTACCTGGTCTGCAATAAAGCGGCCATTGACAAAGGCTATCTGACGCACAGCTACCGCGACCAGCAGGAGGAAGGTGTGTTACATGGAACACCGTATGTACTGGAAGATTCCATTCACAACCACCTGCGTTTCTCCGGGAAAGAAATTATACACCGGAAAGGCAGCACAGAACTGCAGCAGGGCAAAACCGCGGTGATTCCGCTGTCGATGTCCAGGGGCAGCCTGCTGGCCAAAGCGGGTTATCTGCCTGGTGCAGCGGATGCACTTTATTCCTGCTCCCATGGAGCAGGCAGGAAGCTGTCGCGTTTTGAAGCGATGAAATATTGGAAGACCGTACTGAAGGAAAAACAACGCAGGGCTTATAAGGAGCAGTTCAGTGAACTGCTGGACAGGTCCGGTAATTTCCCTTCCGGCTATATCCAGGAGTTTGATTTCGCTTACAAGGACGCCTCTGATGTTTTCAGGCTCCAGCCTTACCTGCAAAAGGTAACGCAGACCACACCAGTGGTGACGGTTAAATACACTGAAATTTAA
- the lpdA gene encoding dihydrolipoyl dehydrogenase — translation MENQFDVVVIGSGPGGYVAAIRASQLGYKVAIVEKYSTLGGTCTNVGCIPAKSLLDSSEHYHQAEVQFKAHGINTGGISLDFGQFIRRKGEVVAQNTSGLVYLMKKNKIQVYHGVGSFTDTTHLKITAADNTVTTVTSRYFIIATGSKPSTIPGVAIDKKRIITSTESLSLPEKPASMVIIGGGVIGVELASVYARIGTSVTIIEYTSNLIPTMDQELGKALQKSLRQLKINLLLGSKVQSAANNGATATVKFLDDKGAQQEITADYCLVAVGRRAYTDGLNLAAIGIQTEKNGKIKVNDKLQTNVPNIYAIGDVIDGPMLAHKAEEEGVFAAETIHGMHPHINYALVPGVVYTWPEVAAVGATEEQLKAQNVEYRVGKFPYMASARARASMDTDGFVKVLVSPKYGEILGVHIIGPRAADVIAQSVLAIEQEMTAEEMIRSCYAHPTYAEALKDAYLIATGQGAINI, via the coding sequence ATGGAAAATCAATTTGACGTTGTTGTCATCGGCTCCGGTCCGGGCGGCTATGTAGCGGCCATCCGTGCGTCCCAGCTGGGATATAAGGTAGCCATCGTGGAAAAATACAGCACCCTTGGCGGCACCTGTACCAACGTAGGCTGTATCCCTGCCAAGTCCCTGCTGGACAGCTCCGAGCATTACCATCAGGCGGAAGTGCAGTTTAAAGCGCATGGCATTAACACCGGCGGCATCAGTCTGGACTTCGGGCAGTTTATCCGCCGCAAGGGCGAAGTGGTGGCACAGAACACTTCCGGGCTGGTATATCTCATGAAGAAAAACAAGATACAGGTATATCACGGCGTAGGCAGCTTTACCGATACCACCCATCTGAAAATAACTGCCGCAGATAACACGGTGACCACCGTGACTAGCCGTTACTTCATCATCGCCACCGGCTCCAAACCCTCCACCATACCGGGAGTGGCTATCGATAAAAAGCGGATCATCACTTCCACGGAAAGCCTTTCGCTGCCGGAGAAACCGGCCTCCATGGTTATTATCGGCGGCGGCGTGATAGGAGTGGAACTGGCTTCTGTATATGCCCGTATAGGCACCAGCGTTACCATCATAGAATATACCAGCAACCTGATACCGACCATGGACCAGGAGCTGGGCAAAGCCTTGCAGAAGTCGCTCCGCCAGCTGAAAATCAACCTGCTGCTGGGCAGCAAGGTGCAGTCGGCCGCCAATAACGGCGCCACTGCCACCGTAAAATTCCTCGATGATAAAGGTGCGCAGCAGGAGATCACGGCCGACTACTGCCTCGTGGCGGTAGGCAGAAGAGCCTATACAGACGGGCTTAACCTGGCCGCCATTGGTATTCAGACAGAGAAAAACGGTAAGATAAAAGTCAATGATAAACTTCAGACCAATGTGCCCAACATCTACGCCATCGGTGATGTGATAGACGGCCCCATGCTGGCCCATAAAGCGGAAGAGGAAGGCGTATTTGCGGCGGAAACCATACACGGCATGCATCCGCACATCAATTATGCTCTGGTGCCCGGTGTCGTATATACGTGGCCGGAAGTAGCTGCCGTAGGCGCTACGGAAGAACAGCTGAAAGCACAGAACGTAGAATACCGCGTGGGCAAATTCCCTTACATGGCCAGCGCCCGCGCCCGTGCCTCCATGGACACAGACGGATTTGTGAAAGTACTGGTATCACCGAAATACGGAGAGATACTTGGCGTACACATCATCGGGCCACGCGCGGCAGATGTCATTGCACAGTCCGTACTGGCGATAGAGCAGGAGATGACCGCTGAAGAAATGATCCGCTCCTGTTACGCGCACCCCACTTATGCGGAAGCGCTCAAAGACGCTTACCTGATAGCTACCGGCCAGGGTGCGATCAATATCTAA
- a CDS encoding DNA alkylation repair protein, with amino-acid sequence MEPLKEMFNRDFYRHFADVFAAADKKFDRHGFYKDVTDALETRELNDRLRHTALMLGKHLPQDYKKAVEVLMKAAPSLKTGYTALVLPDFVALYGKDHFDLSMKALEYFTTLGSAEFAIRTFLKADFNRTLTVMKQWAVHDNHHVRRLASEGSRPRLPWSFKLDAVIKDPSLTRDILESLKTDDTLYVRKSVANHLNDISKDNSAYMLQLVKGWDTQHPHTGWIVKHASRTLIKKGDKDSLSVFNFEKQVKVSLAQFKLSAPSIRLGDALTFTFLLKSEKTSPQKLVIDYVVHYPKSSGELSQKVFKLKEVVLQPGEQLTFTKKQEFKDMTTRKHYKGRHLISIQVNGKIYGEQAFQLKITS; translated from the coding sequence ATGGAACCACTGAAAGAGATGTTCAACCGCGATTTCTACCGGCATTTTGCTGATGTTTTTGCGGCTGCGGATAAAAAATTTGACCGTCATGGTTTTTATAAAGATGTGACCGATGCGCTGGAAACCCGCGAGCTGAACGACCGTTTGCGCCATACTGCCCTAATGCTGGGAAAACATCTGCCTCAGGATTATAAAAAAGCGGTGGAAGTATTAATGAAAGCAGCCCCTTCGCTGAAGACCGGTTATACCGCGCTGGTATTGCCTGATTTTGTGGCGCTATATGGCAAAGACCATTTCGATCTTTCCATGAAAGCACTGGAATACTTTACCACACTGGGTTCCGCGGAGTTCGCCATCAGGACGTTCCTCAAAGCGGATTTTAACCGTACCCTTACGGTGATGAAGCAGTGGGCGGTCCATGACAATCACCATGTCAGGAGGCTGGCATCAGAAGGTAGCCGTCCCCGCTTGCCCTGGTCGTTTAAGCTCGATGCCGTCATCAAAGATCCTTCGCTGACGCGGGACATCCTGGAATCGCTCAAAACCGATGATACCCTGTATGTCAGAAAATCCGTGGCCAACCACCTGAATGATATCTCCAAAGACAACAGCGCCTATATGTTGCAACTGGTGAAAGGGTGGGACACGCAGCATCCGCACACCGGATGGATCGTTAAACATGCCAGCCGCACGCTGATCAAAAAAGGCGATAAGGATTCCCTGAGCGTATTTAACTTCGAGAAACAGGTGAAAGTATCGCTGGCACAGTTTAAACTGAGCGCCCCTTCCATCCGCCTCGGCGATGCGCTGACATTCACCTTTCTGCTGAAAAGCGAAAAAACGTCTCCCCAAAAACTGGTGATAGACTACGTGGTACACTATCCGAAATCTTCGGGGGAACTGTCACAGAAAGTGTTTAAACTGAAAGAGGTGGTGTTACAGCCGGGAGAACAATTGACTTTCACCAAAAAGCAGGAATTTAAGGATATGACCACCCGCAAACATTATAAGGGGAGGCATTTGATCAGTATCCAGGTGAACGGAAAAATATACGGTGAACAGGCTTTTCAATTAAAGATAACCTCGTGA